The sequence AGCAATATTTCTAATGGAAGTATTGGTTGTAGTAGTTCCTTTGGGATTAATACTGGCTGCAATTACAGCCCCGTTCTGATTCACAGTAATGTCTACGGCCACTTTTGCAGGTTCGTTAAAGTCGTCTTCAAAAGAGGGAAGTCTGGTAATTCTTCGGCCATCTAAACCATTTCTTATTTTTACTCCTCCTGTACCTCCGGAACCACCATTGCCACTTGCTGCATTGCCATTGTAGCTATCCGATAAGGGATTACCCGTTGGCTTACCCTGATCTCCTTTTCCTCCCGCAATACCCTGATTCGCTGCATTCTTATAGCTGTCATTAACCGAAGCGCCACTACTGCCAGTATTGTTTTTGGAATCAGAAGAAAGTAAGGCTTTGGGTTTTGGGGTAGGGGGAATATTGCTGACAACCGGATTAGACTTTTTATTCTCAACAGGTTTGTTCTTGTTTACGGCGATATCATCCTCATTGTTTACGTCCTCTGTTGCATTGTTGTTGTCAACAGCTGCTTCTGTTTTGGTTGATACGGATGCTGAAGGATCATTATTCCCTGATACAGGAACGTCTCCATATCCTGTTTCAGCATTCCCCAGATTTACCTCAATGCCTTCCCCTTCCTTTATTTCTTGTGGCTTCGGTAACTGATAGCGGACATAAAAGAATATAGAAAATAATATAATGGTTATGATGGCCGTGATGGTAGCGGCTTTAATTTGTGTATGCTGTGAAGATACATTTGCGGATTTCATCGGCACTAAAGTACAATAATCCACAAATTTCCAGAGGAATGAAAGGTTAATTTCTTAATTTAATTGCTTACAAATAAGTTCAGATGTATTTGAAAATCAAAATATTGATTCTATCTGTAGCATTTCATACTGCCCTCCTTGCCCAAGTGGATGCAGACAGGGTAGCTTCATTTTTTGCGGAAGGTTATTCTATTGCAGAATTGGAGAACCTACTTGAAAATATGCCATTGAAAAAACATGAAAAATGGATGGGGAAAAGGGGCTATGAATTCCGGGAAGAAGTGCCAGGTAAAAATCTATTGGTATATAAAAAAAGTGAAGTAGTGACGCTGTATATTTTTTATTCCAATGATCATATAACAGAAGTAAGAGCTAGTAGTTCTCCTCAGAAATTTTATCAGGCGGTTGATACTTTTTCTAAGTCAGCTTCTTTTAGATTAGTTGAATATTATTTGCAAAAAAAGGAAACAAAAAAACTAGAAGGGTATAAATATTGGCGTAATAATGGCTTAATTTATTATTCATCCGCCGAAAAATATATCAATGGACTGTTCAGAGATTATCCGGCTGATATGGAGATGTCTTTACCCAAATCTTATCTTCCTGAAATGGTTTTTGTGAAAGGGGGATTAACGAAGATGGGCTCTGATAATCCATCCGATCCTGAGGACATAAGACCTTCCTATGAGATAAGGGTACCTGATTTTGAAATCGGAAAATTTGAAGTTACCGTAAAACAATACCTCTATTTCTGTAAGGTTACCAATCGAGAATTTC is a genomic window of Sediminibacterium sp. TEGAF015 containing:
- a CDS encoding formylglycine-generating enzyme family protein — encoded protein: MYLKIKILILSVAFHTALLAQVDADRVASFFAEGYSIAELENLLENMPLKKHEKWMGKRGYEFREEVPGKNLLVYKKSEVVTLYIFYSNDHITEVRASSSPQKFYQAVDTFSKSASFRLVEYYLQKKETKKLEGYKYWRNNGLIYYSSAEKYINGLFRDYPADMEMSLPKSYLPEMVFVKGGLTKMGSDNPSDPEDIRPSYEIRVPDFEIGKFEVTVKQYLYFCKVTNREFPKIDSKWSGESMPITNITWYDAVDYCEWLKYITGKRYRLPTEVESEFAAKGGNKSKQFKYAGSDFIEKIGWVKQKGQTDIRRVGSAYPNELDIYDMSANVFEWCSDWHNFGWNQEMQKCNLENRKMGGPDKGLYKIIRCGGNEDPQKSSVISKMKVLPNMKYADLGFRIVMNPS